A genomic segment from Aegilops tauschii subsp. strangulata cultivar AL8/78 chromosome 1, Aet v6.0, whole genome shotgun sequence encodes:
- the LOC109781621 gene encoding uncharacterized protein, which produces MVGEKTRELELKKIKKMRRGSPSFTPPPSWIHGGRPPSTTTEDTVRTSGQNRDGGCRLPTTSIPSRRTVGEDEVSEDETDEDDEDESDNEVEYFPSPDAIREGRTKRNQDPAGVSPTTRATKRARVEAEQQASPPPAKRKGSFKVITQKPRKAAALPRMWKPMPDVAKVVPSPSFTNQATENTKNISKGTLDTGVVSTKVAREVNPTVELGSGHEQARNSEEIPPSPSQSSIPMDTAPDKSPSPPEIQSGGSIQTPTAPEPISPSTMAVKSPRRNETPSISSTSFSLARSLEDKVGAGKEAMLQAEQMETQLKELLISNETLKTNIRKTCELGAKYLGLQKELEKVRQELDEEQAKTIRLEKEKIAMEESVKKTLEEKDTSLAKARAEADAMTKKADDRLEELQEAREMNDNYLKAAEDMKKQIEALKASESEWHTKYVKRFDLVEMTKMKYEKDIGELKKGMSDTETFLVGQLDEVKQRLEVFCPDPIMEDHKVQKELEKVRQELDEEQAKTIWRENEKTVMEEFMKKTLEEKNTALAKAREEADAMTKKADDRLEELQEVREMNDNYLKAAEDMKKQIEALKASESEWHTKYVKRSDLAEMTKMKYEKDLGELKQGMSDTETFLVGQLDEVKQRLEVFCPDPIMEDHKVQKELEAYGIDIKETPWASTQVAEAVIRLGERAEAAKSVIAQVRKSMKGINATLHPGEEVDEALPICLQQLEQVPDRVSRCKKSAARCGANVALALTRVHFPEINEAKLQNIGVGNPEGDNFEDHMKTFIGTANQIAPLIVLDLSVEPASVPDTSEEELVQEEEKNK; this is translated from the exons atggtcGGGGAAAAGACTCGCGAATTAGAGTTGAAGAAGATTAAGAAGATGAGGAGGGGTTCACCGTCATTCACGCCTCCGCCCTCCTGGATCCACGGTGGCCGGCCGCCGTCCACGACAACCGAAGATACAGTCCGGACATCAGGTCAAAATAGGGATGGAGGTTGCCGGCTGCCGACAACCTCCATCCCAAGTCGGCGCACTGTCGGAGAAGATGAAGTATCAGAGGATGAAACTGATGAAGATGACGAGGACGAAAGCGACAATGAAGTGGAGTATTTTCCCTCCCCAGATGCCATTCGGGAGGGTCGGACCAAGAGGAACCAGGATCCGGCTGGAGTCTCACCAACTACTCGGGCGACCAAGCGTGCCCGAGTGGAAGCAGAGCAACAAGCATCTCCTCCTCCAGCCAAACGAAAAGGATCATTTAAAGTCATAACTCAAAAACCTCGGAAGGCTGCCGCTCTGCCAAGGATGTGGAAACCAATGCCTGATGTTGCAAA GGTTGTCCCTTCTCCAAGCTTCACCAACCAAGCAACTGAAAATACTAAGAATATATCCAAGGGGACGCTTGACACTGGTGTTGTGTCTACGAAAG TCGCTAGAGAAGTGAACCCTACTGTAGAGCTTGGCTCGGGCCACGAGCAAGCTCGCAATTCAGAGGAAATACCTCCAAGCCCGAGTCAAAGCTCAATCCCCATGGATACTGCTCCTGATAAATCTCCAAGTCCACCAGAGATTCAGTCGGGTGGGTCGATTCAGACACCGACTGCACCGGAGCCAATAAGCCCAAGTACAATGGCAGTGAAATCTCCTCGTCGGAATGAAACTCCATCCATTTCATCTACATCTTTCTCGCTGGCACGGTCCCTAGAGGACAAAGTGGGCGCAGGCAAGGAAGCCATGCTACAGGCCGAGCAGATGGAGACTCAGTTGAAGGAGTTGCTCATATCGAATGAAACCCTGAAGACCAACATCCGA AAAACTTGTGAACTTGGAGCCAAATACTTAGGTTTACAGAAGGAGTTGGAGAAGGTACGCCAAGAGCTTGATGAAGAACAAGCCAAGACCATTCGGCTTGAAAAGGAGAAAATTGCTATGGAAG AATCCGTGAAGAAAACCCTGGAAGAGAAAGACACTTCTCTTGCCAAAGCCAGGGCGGAAGCTGATGCCATGACCAAGAAAGCCGATGATAGGTTGGAGGAGCTCCAAGAGGCCAGAGAGATGAATGATAACTACCTGAAGGCGGCGGAGGACATGAAGAAGCAAATCGAAGCTCTAAAAGCATCTGAGTCTGAATGGCATACCAAATATGTGAAAAGGTTTGATCTTGTAGAAATGACCAAAATGAAGTATGAAAAGGATATTGGCGAGCTCAAGAAAGGAATGTCCGACACCGAAACCTTCTTGGTGGGCCAGCTAGACGAGGTTAAGCAGAGGCTTGAGG TGTTTTGTCCCGATCCGATCATGGAGGATCATAAAGTGCAGAAGGAGCTGGAGAAGGTACGCCAAGAGCTTGATGAAGAGCAAGCCAAGACAATTTGGCGTGAAAATGAGAAAACTGTTATGGAAG AATTCATGAAGAAAACCCTGGAAGAGAAAAACACTGCTCTTGCCAAAGCCAGGGAGGAAGCTGATGCTATGACCAAGAAAGCCGACGATAGGTTGGAGGAGCTCCAAGAGGTCAGAGAGATGAACGATAACTACTTGAAGGCGGCGGAGGACATGAAGAAGCAAATCGAAGCTCTAAAAGCATCTGAGTCTGAATGGCATACCAAATATGTGAAAAGGTCTGATCTTGCAGAAATGACCAAAATGAAGTATGAAAAGGATCTTGGCGAGCTCAAGCAAGGAATGTCCGACACCGAAACCTTCTTGGTGGGCCAGCTAGATGAGGTTAAGCAGAGGCTTGAGG TGTTTTGTCCTGATCCGATCATGGAGGATCATAAAGTGCAGAAGGAGCTTGAAGCATATGGTATCGACATCAAAGAAACTCCTTGGGCATCCACTCAGGTTGCTGAGGCTGTAATCCGACTAGGAGAACGAGCAGAAGCAGCAAAAAGCGTCATAGCCCAAGTGAGAAAATCCATGAAGGGCATCAATGCAACTCTGCATCCTGGAGAAGAGGTCGATGAAGCTCTACCCATTTGTTTACAACAACTTGAGCAAGTGCCTGACCGAGTATCGAGGTGTAAGAAATCTGCTGCTCGCTGTGGAGCTAATGTAGCTCTAGCTCTCACCCGGGTTCACTTCCCCGAGATAAATGAAGCGAAGTTGCAGAACATCGGCGTGGGGAATCCGGAGGGTGATAACTTTGAAGACCACATGAAAACTTTCATCGGAACCGCAAATCAGATTGCTCCCCTCATCGTCCTGGACCTGTCTGTTGAGCCAGCTAGCGTGCCAGACACCTCGGAGGAGGAGCTCGtacaagaagaagagaaaaacaaGTGA
- the LOC109781623 gene encoding uncharacterized acetyltransferase At3g50280-like yields the protein MDATIYICKQQLLASYESQEILIASEPMGSIEHMEAAGTVRIVSRRMVRPSSGGGTPSEVIHLTPWDLRLLTIDHIQKGILLPKAPVGGKRLVDALASSLARALDRYCHFAGRLAVEELGDGTVTVALRCTGDGAELVHAAAPSVAVTDLVGSVYTPSPVVWDLFSLNGVLDADAAIESLPVLSAQVTELADGVFVAVSMNHSVGDGTSFWEFFNAWSEIHRGDVNGNGLNKMNMVSTPSPVLARWFVETSPMPIPLPFSKLRHVLRRFELPPVREGFFTFSAASVKKLKARANAEMAGVATAPISSLQALLAHLWRAVCRARRLAPGQETFYAVIIGCRGRVRGIPPGYVGNAVVPGRAVCAAGEVLEKGLGWTAWQLNRAVASFDEAALRGFLERWVREPRFSFTGDLSSAAGGAGLETGSSPRFDVFGNDFGWGRPVGVRSGLGDKTDGKATVFEGPERGGSMSLEVCLAPDALERLVADHEFMDVVTLPARV from the coding sequence ATGGATGCTACTATATATATATGCAAGCAACAGCTCTTAGCCTCATACGAGTCCCAAGAAATCTTGATCGCGAGTGAGCCAATGGGCAGCATCGAGCACATGGAAGCTGCCGGCACTGTCCGGATCGTATCCCGACGCATGGTCCGGCCGTCGAGCGGTGGCGGCACGCCGTCGGAGGTCATCCACCTAACGCCATGGGACCtccgcctcctgaccatagaccACATCCAGAAGGGCATCCTCCTGCCCAAGGCCCCCGTCGGCGGCAAGCGCCTCGTAGACGCCCTCGCGTCCTCCTTGGCGCGCGCCCTGGACCGGTACTGCCACTTTGCCGGCCGGCTCGCCGTCGAGGAGCTGGGCGACGGGACAGTCACCGTCGCTCTGCGCTGCACAGGGGATGGCGCCGAGCTCGTCCACGCGGCGGCGCCAAGCGTGGCCGTCACGGACCTCGTCGGCTCGGTGTACACCCCGTCGCCGGTGGTCTGGGACTTGTTCTCGCTGAACGGTGTGCTTGACGCGGACGCGGCCATCGAGTCTCTCCCCGTGCTGTCTGCGCAGGTCACTGAGCTCGCCGACGGCGTCTTCGTCGCCGTGTCCATGAACCACTCCGTCGGCGACGGCACCTCCTTCTGGGAGTTCTTCAACGCATGGTCGGAGATCCACCGAGGCGACGTTAATGGCAACGGCCTAAACAAGATGAATATGGTCTCGACGCCCTCGCCGGTGCTCGCGAGGTGGTTCGTCGAGACGAGCCCGATGCCGATCCCATTGCCGTTCAGCAAGCTGCGGCACGTCCTGCGGCGGTTCGAGCTCCCGCCGGTGCGCGAAGGCTTCTTCACCTTCTCCGCCGCGAGCGTGAAGAAGCTCAAGGCGAGGGCGAACGCCGAGATGGCGGGCGTCGCCACCGCGCCCATCTCGTCGCTGCAGGCCCTGCTCGCGCACCTCTGGCGGGCAGTGTGCCGAGCCCGGCGCCTCGCACCGGGGCAGGAGACGTTCTACGCCGTCATCATCGGGTGCCGGGGGCGCGTGCGCGGCATCCCGCCGGGCTACGTGGGCAACGCCGTGGTGCCCGGCAGGGCGGTCTGCGCGGCCGGCGAGGTCCTGGAGAAAGGGCTGGGCTGGACGGCGTGGCAGCTGAACCGCGCCGTGGCGTCGTTCGACGAGGCGGCGCTGAGGGGGTTCCTGGAACGCTGGGTCCGGGAACCGAGGTTCTCGTTCACCGGGGACCTGTCgtcggcggcggggggcgcggggctgGAGACCGGGAGCTCGCCGCGGTTCGACGTGTTCGGGAACGACTTCGGGTGGGGACGGCCGGTGGGCGTGCGGAGCGGCCTCGGCGACAAGACGGACGGGAAGGCGACGGTGTTCGAGGGGCCGGAGCGGGGAGGGAGCATGTCGCTGGAGGTGTGCCTGGCGCCGGACGCGCTGGAGAGGCTGGTCGCGGACCACGAGTTCATGGACGTCGTGACCCTTCCCGCGCGCGTGTGA
- the LOC120976697 gene encoding uncharacterized protein gives MGWAVPSQPIWPALKLHHPHRPPNESISLPFIAAEKGSSRGCGGAPGLRPPWGEKEMWWRRPAMARSGRFCVQGYTAPSSWLPAPGRSGTKQRSGSSSQSQIPNALKGEDNMDSLLDPSSRDESELKEIKRCMDIGLQCTAKERTERPTMSDVIDLLDGKELLRKPPTGNEASSFKKKGKA, from the exons ATGGGCTGGGCCGTGCCGAGCCAGCCCATTTGGCCAGCTCTGAAACTCCACCATCCCCATCGACCTCCAAATGAATCCATCTCCCTCCCATTCATCGCCGCCGAAAAAGGTTCTAGTCGCGGCTGCGGGGGAGCTCCGGGGCTGAGGCCGCCGTGGGGCGAAAAGGAAATGTGGTGGAGGCGGCCGGCGATGGCGAGGTCCGGGCGGTTCTGCGTGCAGGGCTATACGGCGCCCAGCTCTTGGCTGCCGGCACCGGGTAGATCTGGAACCAAGCAGCGCTCCGGCAGTTCCTCCCAGTCTCAG ATTCCGAATGCACTTAAAGGGGAAGACAACATGGACAGCTTATTAGATCCTTCATCGCGTGATGAGTCCGAGCTAAAGGAAATAAAAAGATGCATGGACATCGGACTGCAGTGCACCGCGAAGGAGCGGACAGAAAGACCCACCATGTCGGATGTTATTGACTTGCTAgacggcaaggaactgctccggAAGCCCCCAACTGGGAATGAGGCTTCATCATTTAAGAAGAAAGGCAAGGCATGA
- the LOC109781622 gene encoding uncharacterized protein, translating to MIKVDAFSCYRRYVPPAGNAKEQRSLRLYDSPDILKIRMVSSSAIVTPVCSDRPSGVPFSLLHVDKHLHRGFLLVFAPSHVHISGLLLALTKPRKILSQTLFDRTKDKLPAW from the exons AT GATTAAAGTGGATGCTTTCTCCTGCTACAGAAGATATGTTCCGCCAGCAGGCAATGCAAAA GAGCAGCGATCTTTAAGATTGTACGATTCTCCAGATATTCTGAAGATCAGAATGGTATCCAGTTCTGCTATTGTGACTCCAGTCTGCAG TGATCGTCCTTCAGGTGTTCCTTTCAGTTTGCTCCATGTCGACAAACACCTACACAGAGGATTCCTGTTGGTGTTTGCACCTTCCCATGTGCACATATCCGGGCTCCTGCTCGCGCTTACAAAGCCAAGAAAGATCCTCAGCCAGACGCTATTTGATAGGACTAAAGACAAGCTCCCTG CTTGGTAG
- the LOC141026788 gene encoding uncharacterized protein, producing the protein MGDFAVKFRVRSKADGFNWALVAVYGAAQPELIPEFLADLVRICGSEQLPILVGGDFNIIRRREEKNNDNFDGRWSFMFNTIIESLDLREIELSGRKFTWANAMPNPTYEKLDRVLASVEWEQKFPLVRFRLSRAKSLITHLYSWTQVKLDVEMRLKELLREEELKWALRAKVRKVVQGDTNTQFFHLIANGKHRKKRIFQLEQDEGTILGQDNLKLYITEYYKQLFGPRMCLN; encoded by the exons ATGGGTGACTTCGCGGTTAAGTTTCGAGTCAGGTCTAAAGCTGATGGTTTTAACTGGGCTCTTGTGGCGGTATATGGTGCCGCACAGCCCGAGCTTATACCGGAGTTTTTGGCGGACCTTGTTCGAATTTGTGGATCCGAGCAGCTCCCAATTTTAGTTGGGGGCGATTTCAATATCATTAGGAGGAGAGAGGaaaagaataatgataattttGACGGCAGATGGTCGTTTATGTTCAACACCATTATTGAAAGCTTGGATCTGAGAGAGATAGAGCTTTCCGGTAGAAAGTTTACCTGGGCTAATGCTATGCCAAACCCGACATATGAGAAGCTTGATCGAGTTCTCGCGAGCGTTGAGTGGGAACAGAAGTTCCCTCTCGTACGGTTCAGGCTCTCTCGCGCGAAATCTCTGATCACACACCTTTATTCGTGGACTCAG GTTAAACTAGATGTGGAGATGAGGTTGAAGGAACTTCTCCGCGAAGAAGAATTGAAGTGGGCATTGCGGGCTAAGGTCCGCAAAGTTGTCCAAGGGGACACGAACACTCAATTCTTTCACTTGATTGCTAATGGTAAGCACAGAAAGAAGAGAATCTTTCAGCTTGAACAAGATGAAGGAACGATTTTAGGACAGGACAACCTGAAACTTTACATAACCGAGTATTATAAGCAGTTATTTGGACCTCGGATGTGCCTCAACTAA